A genomic window from Salvia splendens isolate huo1 chromosome 11, SspV2, whole genome shotgun sequence includes:
- the LOC121753552 gene encoding (3aS,4S,5R,7aS)-5-hydroxy-7a-methyl-1-oxo-octahydro-1H-indene-4-carboxyl-CoA dehydrogenase, producing the protein MGWRGVLGFEYGIVQAPLGPDISGPELVAAVANAGCLGFLRIPDWEAPDYVRELIRKTRALTDKPFGIAVVLAFPHEENIKVILEEKVAVLQVYWGECSRDLVLRAHQNGVKIIPQVGSFEGAEKAVNVGVDGIMVQGREAGGHVIGQDGLIALLPRVVDLVRGCDISVIAAGGIVDERGYVAALALGAHGVALGTRFLATEESFAHPIYKRKLVELQETEYTDVFGRARWPDAPHRVLIDPSFVDWRNFPSDQNESNQPIIGRSLIHGVEKEIHRFAGTVPNATTTGDIESMVMYAGEGVGLIKEIIPASQVIERLVKGAQVLIQNEFPSE; encoded by the exons ATGGGGTGGAGAGGAGTGCTTGGATTTGAGTATGGCATAGTTCAGGCGCCATTAGGGCCTGACATCTCTGGTCCAGAGCTCGTTGCAGCCGTCGCTAACGCCGGCTGTCTTGGTTTTCTCAGAATTCCTGATTGG GAAGCTCCAGATTATGTGAGGGAGCTGATAAGGAAAACTAGGGCTTTGACTGATAAGCCATTTGGGATTGCTGTGGTTCTTGCCTTTCCTCATGAAGAGAACATAAAGGTCATACTGGAGGAGAAGGTTGCAGTTCTGCAGGTCTATTGGGGCGAATGCTCCCGGGATCTTGTACTCCGGGCTCATCAAAATGGCGTCAAGATTATACCTCAA GTTGGGAGCTTCGAAGGGGCAGAGAAAGCAGTGAATGTGGGTGTTGATGGGATCATGGTTCAAGGGCGTGAAGCTGGGGGGCATGTCATTGGTCAG GACGGGTTAATCGCTTTATTGCCAAGGGTAGTTGATCTTGTCCGTGGATGTGACATCTCGGTGATTGCTGCTGGAGGGATCGTGGACGAGCGTGGTTATGTAGCTGCTCTTGCATTGGGAGCGCATGGTGTTGCACTGGGAACTAG GTTCCTGGCAACGGAAGAGAGCTTTGCTCATCCTATCTACAAACGAAAGCTGGTCGAGCTGCAAGAAACTGAGTACACTGATGTTTTTGGTCGTGCAAGATGGCCCGATGCACCTCACCGTGTCCTAATAGATCCTTCATTCGTGGACTGGAGGAACTTTCCGAGTGACCAGAACGAGAGCAATCAGCCAATCATCGGTCGTTCACTCATACATGGGGTG GAAAAAGAGATCCATCGGTTTGCTGGTACGGTCCCAAATGCAACGACAACGGGTGATATCGAAAGCATGGTAATGTACGCCGGGGAAGGTGTCGGCCTCATCAAGGAGATTATACCGGCGAGTCAAGTTATCGAGAGACTTGTTAAAGGTGCTCAAGTTCTTATTCAGAATGAATTTCCCTCAGAATAA
- the LOC121753551 gene encoding UDP-glycosyltransferase 85A8-like, with amino-acid sequence MQRPHAVVIPYPAQGHLNPLLKLAKLLHSRGFFVTFVNSDFNHNRLLRSRGPASLAGLPDFRFAAIPDGLPPSDKDATQDIAELCESLLKNGLPPFLDLIEALNDGSRDCPRVTCIVTDGHMSFTLDAAERLGIPAIYFFTTSACGFWAHSHVRGLIERGIFPLKDECQISNGYLEATEIDWVPGFRNMRLRDFTSFVRTTDPDDVLINYNLIQTKNAARATAVILNTCEGLEKEVLDAQRQRFEKVLSIGPLHLLERAIEDPQLQAIGSSLWKEDDACLPWLDQRAPRSVLFVNFGSITVVSTAQLLEFAWGLAESGSHFLWVIRPDLVSGESAILPRNFLQEVAGRAMMVEWCAQERVLGHPSLGGFLTHCGWNSTIEGLAEGLPMICWPFFAEQQTNCRYLCRNWEVGVEIEGEVRRERVAELVREVMEEEKGKGKRLRAEEWRDKIRAAAQPGGSSCLNMDLLVNEILLKKNTNL; translated from the exons ATGCAACGCCCTCACGCCGTGGTGATCCCATACCCGGCGCAAGGCCACCTCAACCCCCTCCTCAAGCTCGCCAAGCTCCTCCACTCCCGCGGCTTCTTCGTCACCTTCGTCAACTCCGACTTCAACCACAACCGCCTCCTCCGCTCCCGTGGTCCCGCATCCCTGGCCGGCCTCCCGGACTTCCGCTTTGCTGCCATCCCGGACGGCCTCCCCCCCTCGGACAAGGACGCGACCCAGGACATTGCCGAGCTCTGCGAATCCCTCTTGAAGAACGGCCTGCCTCCCTTCTTGGACCTCATCGAGGCTCTCAACGACGGCTCCCGCGACTGCCCTCGGGTCACGTGCATCGTCACTGACGGCCACATGAGCTTCACCCTCGACGCGGCCGAGCGGCTTGGGATCCCGGCGATATACTTCTTCACCACCAGCGCTTGTGGGTTTTGGGCGCATAGTCATGTTCGTGGACTCATTGAGAGAGGGATATTCCCACTCAAAg ATGAATGTCAGATAAGCAACGGGTATCTGGAGGCGACGGAGATAGACTGGGTGCCAGGGTTCCGGAACATGCGGCTGCGGGACTTCACGAGCTTCGTACGAACCACTGATCCCGACGACGTCCTGATCAACTACAACCTCATACAGACCAAAAACGCGGCCCGGGCCACCGCGGTGATACTCAACACATGCGAAGGACTAGAAAAGGAAGTCCTCGACGCCCAACGCCAGAGATTCGAGAAAGTTCTATCAATTGGCCCTCTCCACTTGCTCGAGCGAGCCATCGAAGATCCACAGCTCCAGGCGATCGGGTCCAGCCTCTGGAAGGAAGACGACGCCTGCCTTCCATGGCTGGACCAGAGGGCCCCGCGCTCGGTCCTCTTCGTGAACTTCGGCAGCATCACGGTGGTCTCGACCGCGCAGCTGCTGGAGTTCGCGTGGGGCCTTGCAGAAAGCGGGAGCCACTTTCTGTGGGTGATTAGGCCGGATTTGGTCAGCGGGGAATCCGCGATCCTGCCCCGCAACTTCCTGCAGGAAGTTGCGGGGAGGGCGATGATGGTGGAATGGTGCGCCCAGGAGAGGGTGCTGGGGCACCCGTCACTGGGAGGGTTTCTGACGCACTGCGGATGGAACTCGACTATTGAAGGACTTGCGGAGGGGCTGCCGATGATCTGCTGGCCTTTCTTCGCGGAGCAGCAGACAAACTGCCGGTACCTATGCCGGAACTGGGAGGTGGGGGTCGAGATCGAGGGGGAGgtgaggagagagagagtggcAGAGCTAGTGAGAGAAGTGATGGAGGAGgagaaggggaaggggaagaggTTGAGAGCAGAAGAATGGAGGGATAAGATTCGAGCTGCTGCTCAACCTGGTGGATCTTCTTGTCTTAACATGGATTTGCTAGTCAATGAGATTCTTCTTAAGAAGAATACTAATTtgtaa
- the LOC121753785 gene encoding 7-deoxyloganetin glucosyltransferase-like — protein sequence MKPHVVCIPYPAQGHIAPVLRFAKILHSRGFFVTFVNTEFNHNRLVRARGPESVAGLEGFQFRTIPDGLPPSDKDATQDIPQLCDSLTRNGLAPFLALVDDLNGSPGCPAVSCIVSDGAMSFTLDAAERLGVPEVVFFTTSACGFLGYCNYAELVARGLFPMKEEQLSNGFLDEELDWVEGMKNIRLRDFPSFVRTTDAKDIMVNYNILQTKNAIRAKAVVLNTFDDLERDVLDAINAKFECVSTIGPLQLLEKEVEAAEVRAIGSSLWKEDDGSIAWLDGRAPSSVLYVNFGSITVLSPEQMAEFAWGLANSGQSFLWIIRPDLVSGENAVVPEGYVEEVAGRGKMVGWCAQERVLAHPAVGGFLTHCGWNSTLEGLSEGVPMICWPFFAEQQTNCRYACTDWEVGLEIEGEVTREKVAELVKVLMEGEKGKEMRKKALEWKRKAHAAADVGGSSYRNLDFLINQILLKN from the exons ATGAAGCCTCATGTCGTGTGCATTCCGTATCCAGCACAGGGGCACATCGCCCCTGTACTGAGATTCGCCAAGATCCTCCACTCAAGGGGATTCTTCGTCACCTTCGTCAACACTGAGTTCAACCACAACCGCCTGGTCCGGGCCCGCGGGCCCGAATCCGTGGCGGGCCTGGAGGGCTTCCAGTTCCGCACCATCCCGGACGGCCTCCCCCCGTCCGACAAGGACGCCACCCAGGACATCCCGCAGCTCTGCGACTCCCTGACGAGGAACGGTCTGGCGCCGTTCCTCGCCCTGGTCGACGACCTCAACGGGTCCCCCGGCTGCCCCGCAGTCAGCTGCATCGTCTCCGACGGGGCGATGAGCTTCACCCTCGACGCGGCCGAGCGGCTCGGGGTCCCGGAGGTCGTCTTCTTCACGACGAGCGCGTGCGGGTTCTTGGGATACTGCAATTACGCCGAGCTGGTGGCGCGTGGGCTGTTTCCGATGAAGGAGGAGCAATTGAGCAATGGATTTCTCGATGAGGAGCTTGATTGGGTGGAAGGGATGAAGAATATAAGGCTGAGGGATTTCCCCAGCTTTGTACGGACAACCGATGCTAAAGATATCATGGTGAATTACAACATTTTGCAGACAAAAAATGCAATTCGAGCTAAAGCGGTTGTTTTGAACACTTTTGATGATCTAGAGAGAGATGTTCTCGATGCGATTAACGCGAAGTTCGAGTGTGTATCGACGATCGGGCCTCTGCAGCTCCTCGAGAAGGAGGTGGAGGCCGCGGAGGTCCGGGCGATCGGGTCGAGTCTATGGAAGGAGGACGACGGCTCGATCGCGTGGCTGGACGGCCGGGCGCCGAGCTCGGTGCTCTACGTGAACTTCGGGAGCATCACGGTGCTGTCGCCGGAGCAGATGGCGGAGTTCGCGTGGGGCCTGGCGAATAGCGGCCAGAGCTTCTTGTGGATCATCCGGCCGGATTTGGTCTCCGGCGAGAACGCGGTGGTGCCGGAGGGGTACGTGGAGGAGGTGGCGGGGCGGGGGAAGATGGTGGGGTGGTGCGCGCAGGAGCGGGTACTGGCGCACCCGGCGGTCGGGGGGTTTCTGACGCACTGTGGATGGAACTCGACTCTGGAGGGGCTGTCGGAGGGCGTGCCGATGATCTGCTGGCCGTTTTTCGCGGAGCAGCAGACGAATTGTAG GTATGCATGCACGGATTGGGAGGTGGGGCTCGAGATCGAGGGGGAGGTGACGAGAGAGAAAGTGGCGGAGCTAGTGAAGGTTTTGATGGAGGGGGAGAAGGGGAAGGAGATGAGGAAGAAGGCGTTGGAGTGGAAGCGAAAGGCGCACGCAGCTGCGGACGTTGGCGGCTCGTCTTACCGGAACTTGGACTTCTTGATCAATCAGATTTTGCTCAAAAACTAG